One segment of Primulina tabacum isolate GXHZ01 chromosome 14, ASM2559414v2, whole genome shotgun sequence DNA contains the following:
- the LOC142524763 gene encoding transcription factor bHLH118-like: MFDLRSGNELSFVVDSISQQEDKLSFDDLISDQAFLECNINPTTATAKSTSSTTIAARKQSFIEFGDQESKAEKNNELNIRKNEPRRDLERRRRHEMANLYASLRTILPFECIKGKRSISDHMHEAENFIKQKKKNIQDLKLRRDQLKAELSDLSENVKHSVMVNAETRGVEILISACLKNHRFRISTVFVELMERELNVVAWVTTKTNGKFFHRIHAESSHAACIDPSVLQERLVHVINN, from the exons ATGTTTGATTTACGATCAGGAAATGAGCTGTCTTTTGTAGTCGATTCTATTTCTCAACAAGAAGATAAATTATCATTTGATGATTTGATTTCGGATCAAGCTTTTCTTGAATGCAACATAAATCCCACCACCGCCACGGCCAAGTCCACATCCAGCACCACAATCGCCGCCCGAAAACAAAGCTTCATAGAGTTTGGGGATCAAGAAAGCAAAGCAGAGAAGAATAATGAACTCAATATTAGGAAAAATGAGCCGCGTAGAGATCTTGAAAGGCGAAGGAGGCATGAGATGGCTAATCTTTATGCATCTCTTCGGACCATTCTTCCTTTCGAATGCATCAAG GGGAAACGCTCAATATCCGATCACATGCACGAGGCagaaaatttcataaaacaaaagaaaaagaatatcCAAGACCTGAAACTAAGACGAGACCAGCTAAAAGCTGAACTGTCGGATTTATCAGAGAATGTCAAGCATTCTGTCATGGTAAATGCTGAAACGAGAGGGGTGGAGATCTTGATCAGCGCTTGCTTGAAAAATCATAGGTTTCGAATCTCAACAGTGTTCGTAGAACTAATGGAGAGGGAGCTCAATGTGGTTGCTTGGGTTACCACAAAAACAAATGGGAAGTTCTTTCACAGAATTCATGCAGAG TCGAGCCATGCGGCATGCATTGATCCATCCGTTTTGCAAGAAAGACTTGTACATGTAATAAACAATTAG